ACAAAAGAACAAAAACAGAAGCTATCAGTAATAAGGACCAAGACTCGTATCAAAATTGAATACAGGTTTTATCAACAAATTGAATACAGGTTTTATCAATTGGCTACCTTGGGGTGAATATATAAAAGCAAAACACTATAAACTAAATGACAGCATTTCATAGATGAAGTAGAAAAAAAAAAACAGCAGTACAAGTGTACAACACTGCCATAGAATACTCGTTGTTTTAAATCGTAGTCCATCTACCAAGTTTCGTCAATGGAGTTGCAAAAGATTTCGATGAGAATTACCCACAAAAATGCTGTCCATTTCTTCTCTTTATGTTTTCTTCACTTCCCTCTTTGCTTATGGCTGCTTGGATTTCTTCCAGAGTTTTCCCCTTTGTTTCAGGTACAAAGAATATCACAAAAACTATAGCTAGAGCATTGATTGCTGCATACAGAATGAAGGTACCTGCAGACATAGAGTATGTTTACCTTCCTCGGAAATTTAGTAAAATAAATGTTACATCGGTATGATATCATATGCAAGGAAAATGTATCTACCATAGGTGCTCCAACTCATAAGGAAGTTGAAAGTGTAGGAACACAACCATGCACCAAACCAGTTCACTAGCGTGGCTAAGCTTCCAGCCTGCCCTTTAATATTTATAGGGAATATCTGCAGCATATAGCAGTTACTTTAGATACGTCACATTATCAAACCATGGATGCATAAATGAGTAAATCTTGCGTATCTTTTGTACCTCAGACATAATAGTCCAAGGTACTGCTCCCATTCCAATTGAAAAGGCTCCTATGAATATCTGAAAGCAGAAACTAACTGTTACTAAAGAGTAAAAGTACAGTAAAAAGAGAAGAAAAAAGAATTCAATTACCAAGGAGACCAATCTGTGACGGAGAATGTGTTTTGACATGGTTGATTACTTACTAGTATGCCAGTTACTGCAAGTACAGGAGCAACAGTGAGAGCCAATTCTTGAGCCTAGTTGAGAAAGAGGTTCATTAATTGTCACATTACTATAAATAAACCTAACACTAGATATTAAGGTCAATGTTTGAGGAGTACTGTGAGAAAGAATGCAATTGCAGTCACCACACAGCCAAGTAGCAATCCTGATGCAGAACTCTAGAACAAAATGGAAAGTGTTAAAACTTTTTAACTGAAAAAGAATCTCATAAAAATCTTAGAACCAAAACTTTTGTGCACTCATTTACCAAAATCAGAGGCTTTCGTCCAGCTTTATCCATTATGGATGCACCAATGCCAGTCACCACAACCTGTAAAACATATATAACAGCATCAGGGTACTAATGATGGAAACAAATTAAGAGACTTAAGAGTGCTGTCAAATACTAATATATACCTGGAGAATAGCGTAGATAATAGTTCCAACGGTGGAAGAGAATCCTGAGAAAATTCAAATAGAAGATTAAGATTTCAGTTGTTGAACACAAATACTTGCTTCAACGAGATTCAGATCATTAGTATAAAGCAACTTATATACCTGCTTGCTCAAAAATATCGCTGACATAGAAACAGACACCGTTGATTCCTCCCAGCTCTTGAAAGACCATCAGGAAAACTGCTGTCTAGTACAAAATATTTGAAGCGAATGAGAGTGAACTGAAAGGAAAAGAATGATGAAACTGATTCTACAAGTGAATGAAGAAGCTGTTACCAAGACAGAAGGCAAGTATCTCTTTTGAAACAAATCTAGCAATTTGGATCTAGGGAGACTGTTAAGAGTTGCTATATAATTCTGTCAATGAAGGGACATCAGGACATGGTTATTCAACAGATATATGATGTTCCATGTGCTCTATAATATGTCAATGAAGAGAAGAAGCTCTGGAATTTGAGACAAAAAACCTGGATTTCGGCTGCTTCATAAGATACGTCAACTTCTTTACCGCGAAGTTTCTGCAGTACAACTTCAAAATCTTCGTGGCGTCCTGTGTTTGCCTGCACCCAGGATGAGTAATGTCTCAATACTGTTTGCATGAAACCATGAAAATAATGGAAAAACAAAATCACAAACTATTTAAGAAAAAGTAGTTCCTCACCAACCATCTTGGAGACTCGGGAATGAAAAAGAGACCAAAAAGGGTCACAGCACACGGAATTAGTCCTGCAATTATTCACCACACAAATGAGCCCTCGGTCGCTGAATTTTACAGCATAGGGTATTCTAAGTTCTAACTAACAAGCAAAGTTTGTGTAAGAAAATTACCGATTAGTGCTAATGCCCTCCAACTTACTACAAGCCCAACTATGAAAGAAACAGAAATTCCAGAAACAATCATCAACTGTGACACAGATACCGAAAGAAACAGCATTAAGGAAATTCAAAATAATACTATAAGTCCTCTGGTTTGTTGTTGAAATTATCATATATTGTTATTACCAGCTTCATTTCTTGTCAACTGTTTACCTGAGTTAAAGCAGTTAGTCTTCCTCGAAGATTTTTAGGTGCAATTTCAGAAATGAAAATAGGTACCTTGCATCCATACAATATTGCATCAAACTTTCATAAGATATTGGTGGTCTCATAAGATAATTGAATTATAGAGGATGGCGGAAACTCACAACATATGAAAAGGCTCCCATTCCATATCCAGTTGCCAATCTCCCAATGTCAAGAGCCCAAGCACCCTTAAATAGCATTAAGATGTCGAACATGATTAAAGCCGCATATGTAAGCAGACATTTGCTCAGTTGGTAAAAACACATGCAGAATACTAACCTCAGCAAAGTAAATAGCAAGCCAACCCACGACACAGAAAGCACAGGACATTCTCAAGGCCTGCATACGATATTACAGTAAAGATGTTGTTGGATAATGATTATCAAAGGAAACAGAACAATTATAGTGTAAAATTTCGGAATGAGTGGTAACATAGGTTCCCAGTTCATACCCCTTTTCGACCAATAAAATCGGTGATGGGTCCAATTGTGATAGCGCCTATCATTGCACCAAATGTGAGAATGGAGCCAAACAGTGAGTACTGTGTAATGAAGAGAGAAACTTCAGTTTTGGAAGTCTTCAAGATCAAATTAGAAGTTTTTAATTGAAAAGAGAATTTGTAATAGCTCAGCAGCCATGAACCATTCTAAGTCACAACTCACAAGTGCAAACTCTCAGTCATACACTCCAGCAGCACTAAAAGCATATACACATAACAAAAAATAGATGCTCTAATCACTTGGATACCTCTGATGTTGATAAATTGAGATCTTCAGTGATGGCAGACTGAGTAGGGGATGAGTAACCCAACTGGAAGCCAACAAGAGAATTTAAGAACACACTGCTAATAGATAGCTCATGGCTTTCGTAATGAAGCAAAGGCTAAATAAACATGCAGACTAGTACTAACACAGCATCCGAATTCGTAAGAACCGCAAACTGCAACGAATGTGCTCAGGTAAACCATCCCTTGATCCTCTTTGCTGCCTCCACGACCAGATCCCTCTCTACCACCTCTCATGAGTGGCTCCCTTATGTTCTCCTGCACAACATTCTCCACATCCTCTTTGATCGCCATGTCTTCCCAATCTATACAACTCCCACAACGTATCTAAATCTCTATAAGCGGCAAAGATCACTTCAGTGAGCAAGAAAGTACGAGATTATGGAAGCCAAGTTATCATTATTTTCTTTATAGACAAACAGATATACAATGCACTATATGCCAACTTTTCTACAGAAGTATATAATCTAGACCCGTAAGTTTGATCTGCAATGACTGACAGCTCTTGATATTTAACTAATTAAAGAAACATGCAAATCTGCTGTGATCGAGCAGTAACAAGTTGACCTGCTCAAGTTTGCCGCTACTAACTGTATCATTGCTGTGGTGGATGATTCTTTGTCTTTTATTGCAAACAAAATAAGAAAACAGATTCAAACTTTTACAGTAGCACAGCAGAATGAGAATAAAGGATCAAAGAAAAGATGGGTGATCTTCTGGTTAATAAGTCCAACAATATCAAAACAAGAGGACCCATATCCCAGATTTGAATCCCTTGGCGTCCCTAATTCCATTTGTGGACTTAATTTTCGGGTCGATTTATTGCTCATGGAAAGCTAAGAAAAACCTGAATTTCTTTAAACTCCATCCACATTTCCCTTCCAGTCCCTTTCTAATGTGCAGTGTCTGGGTTGCCATATTAGCTTTAGGTTTTATCTTAGGCAGGAATTAACATTTCACCTCTGTGACTCAACTCCATCATTGAAGGTGTACCTACCATTCCTTAGCTTCTTCGAACTTCATCCTTTGATCTTTAGGTTGTGCTCACTTCATTTACAAGAACAAAACTAGAAAACATATTCACCTATACGATATTTGTTCAAAGTTAACTCCCTTGCATGAAATAAAGGATAACTGATGGACAGAGTTCCACATCTATGATCACAACGGCCGGGTCACCTAATCGAAACCAAAGACTGAAACAGTGACTGTTTGAAAACGAGAGCTCGTAATCATGCACATGGTGGCATAAACTAGCCATACATGTTTAGAGACAGAGATCCAACCCCAGAACTAAACTAGTGCATGGCCAGCTCTGAGATTTGCCAATGGTAACTAGTTGCCAATTGAGACCCTAGAATCCTAGATATTATGAGAAAATAGATCATGAGACCCTAGCTACCTCCTCCTCCATGGTATCAAATCACCAATTTAGCATATTTCGACAGTGATAAATGTATTAGCGACTCCCTTGTGCTTAGTTATAGGCTCACCATCTCCTACCAGCCAATCGAAGTTTTAAAAAGCTAAGATCGAAAATGAAAACTTCACATCTCAGTAAATATGCAGCAAAGAATTCAACAGCATTTCATAGTTTAAATGAAAATCAGGCACCAATTGACCTCAATCAATAAAAATAAAAAAAAGGAAGAAAAACAGCAGTACACTACTGGTATAACAGTACTCTTTGTTTTGAAGCAGTGTCCATCTACCAAGTTTTGGCGATGGATTTGCAAAGATTTCAATGAGATTTACCCTCAAAAATGCTCTCCGTTTCTTCTCCTTATGTTTCTTCACTTCTCTCTTTACTTATGGCTGCTTGGATTTGTTCCAGAGTTTTCCCCTTGGTTTCAGGTACAAAGAATATCACAAAAAATATAGCTAGAGCATTGATTGCTGCATACAGAATGAAGGTACCTGCAGACATAGAATATGTTTAGCTTCCTCAGTTAGTAAATTAAATGTACATTTGTATGATATCATAAGCAAGGAAAATGCATCTACCGTATGTGCTCCAACTCATAAGGAAGTTGAAAGTGTAGGAACACAACCATGCACCGAACCAGTTCACTAGTGTGGCTAAGCTTCCGGCTTGCCCTTTAATATTTATAGGGAATATCTGCAGCACATTGCAGTTACTTTAGATACATCACATTAACAAACCAAGGATGGATAAATGAGTATATCTTGTGAATATTTTGTACCTCAGACATGATAATCCAAGGCACTGCTCCCATTCCTATTGAAAAGGCTCCTATGAATATCTGAAAGCAG
The window above is part of the Fragaria vesca subsp. vesca linkage group LG2, FraVesHawaii_1.0, whole genome shotgun sequence genome. Proteins encoded here:
- the LOC101295394 gene encoding sugar transporter ERD6-like 7-like, which gives rise to MAIKEDVENVVQENIREPLMRGGREGSGRGGSKEDQGMVYLSTFVAVCGSYEFGCCLGYSSPTQSAITEDLNLSTSEYSLFGSILTFGAMIGAITIGPITDFIGRKGALRMSCAFCVVGWLAIYFAEGAWALDIGRLATGYGMGAFSYVVPIFISEIAPKNLRGRLTALTQLMIVSGISVSFIVGLVVSWRALALIGLIPCAVTLFGLFFIPESPRWLANTGRHEDFEVVLQKLRGKEVDVSYEAAEIQNYIATLNSLPRSKLLDLFQKRYLPSVLTAVFLMVFQELGGINGVCFYVSDIFEQAGFSSTVGTIIYAILQVVVTGIGASIMDKAGRKPLILSSASGLLLGCVVTAIAFFLTAQELALTVAPVLAVTGILIFIGAFSIGMGAVPWTIMSEIFPINIKGQAGSLATLVNWFGAWLCSYTFNFLMSWSTYGTFILYAAINALAIVFVIFFVPETKGKTLEEIQAAISKEGSEENIKRRNGQHFCG